In a single window of the Verrucomicrobiota bacterium genome:
- a CDS encoding alpha-ketoglutarate-dependent dioxygenase AlkB: protein MNLQLEDAHVDFYPDFFSGKESNEFLLTLMKKIQWKGECIQMFGKTIPVPRLVAWYGDDCASYTYSNIQHKPHSWQKCRCLLGIKKRVEAAAKTAFNGVLLNWYRNGQDSMSWHSDDEPELGNHPVIGSVSFGATRRFQFKHKKNPNLRQSIDLTNGSLLIMSGATQHHWLHQVPKTKKNMTDRINLTFRFIYPNKKK, encoded by the coding sequence GGATTTTTTTTCTGGCAAAGAATCTAATGAGTTCTTGCTAACGCTCATGAAAAAAATTCAATGGAAAGGGGAATGTATACAAATGTTTGGTAAAACTATACCAGTTCCACGACTCGTTGCTTGGTATGGAGACGACTGTGCAAGTTATACTTATTCAAACATCCAACACAAACCTCATAGCTGGCAGAAGTGCAGATGCTTATTAGGAATTAAAAAGCGTGTCGAGGCTGCAGCGAAAACAGCTTTCAACGGCGTCTTACTCAATTGGTATAGAAACGGTCAAGACAGTATGTCTTGGCATAGTGATGATGAACCTGAATTAGGCAATCATCCAGTAATTGGTTCCGTTAGCTTTGGTGCCACCCGGCGATTCCAGTTTAAACACAAGAAAAATCCCAACCTCAGGCAAAGTATCGATTTAACAAATGGCAGCTTACTAATCATGAGTGGAGCAACCCAGCATCATTGGCTACATCAAGTGCCGAAAACCAAAAAAAACATGACCGACAGAATCAACCTTACTTTTCGATTCATATACCCAAACAAAAAGAAGTGA
- a CDS encoding peptidylprolyl isomerase produces MWRLPCSWDSDGVLPLQKDQHLHHHKMIQQNRIISYRSLLVSLSISLTTLVSSTSFAADLAPGLYAKITTKHGAIIGKLYYEKTPLTVTNFVGLAEGKIKNKHKQAGEPYYDGLTFHRVIPGFMIQGGCPQGTGTGDPGYKFKDEILAELKHDKPGIFSMANSGPGTNGSQFFITEKATPWLDKKHTVFGEVVEGMDVVKKIIGAPKGAQDKPNEPQIMQKVEIVRVGSDAEGFKADQGTFDKLKNADKKEFMEQLEKLKADGKTTESGIKYLVLKKGSGSDKPKKGQQVSAHYVGTLTDGTKFDSSRDRGQPLAFPVGTGRVIKGWDETLLDMVKGERRLIMLPPELAYGSRGAGRTIPPNATLVFDVELVDFK; encoded by the coding sequence ATGTGGAGGTTACCATGTTCATGGGATTCTGATGGAGTATTGCCTTTACAAAAAGATCAACACCTCCATCATCACAAAATGATTCAGCAAAATCGTATCATATCATATCGGTCTCTGCTTGTCAGTCTATCCATTAGCTTAACAACTTTAGTCTCGTCTACATCTTTTGCAGCGGATCTAGCTCCGGGCTTATATGCTAAAATTACCACCAAGCATGGAGCTATTATCGGGAAACTCTACTACGAGAAAACCCCTTTAACCGTGACTAATTTTGTTGGGCTTGCAGAGGGCAAAATTAAGAATAAGCATAAGCAAGCCGGAGAACCCTATTATGACGGACTAACTTTCCACAGAGTAATACCGGGCTTTATGATCCAAGGAGGGTGTCCCCAGGGAACCGGGACAGGAGACCCTGGATACAAGTTCAAAGATGAAATTCTAGCTGAACTAAAACATGACAAGCCCGGTATTTTTTCGATGGCTAATTCTGGACCGGGAACAAATGGCTCCCAATTCTTCATCACAGAAAAAGCAACACCTTGGCTAGACAAAAAGCATACAGTTTTTGGAGAGGTTGTGGAGGGTATGGATGTAGTCAAAAAGATTATCGGTGCACCCAAAGGAGCACAGGACAAACCTAATGAGCCTCAAATCATGCAAAAAGTAGAAATTGTTAGAGTAGGTTCAGACGCAGAAGGGTTCAAAGCAGACCAAGGTACATTCGATAAGCTTAAAAATGCAGATAAAAAAGAATTTATGGAACAACTAGAAAAATTAAAAGCCGATGGAAAAACCACTGAGTCAGGCATCAAGTACCTTGTTCTGAAGAAAGGTTCAGGTAGTGATAAACCAAAAAAAGGACAACAAGTTTCTGCTCATTACGTAGGAACCCTAACTGATGGAACAAAGTTTGATAGCTCACGTGATAGGGGCCAACCTTTGGCTTTTCCAGTAGGAACCGGACGAGTCATAAAGGGCTGGGACGAAACTCTCTTAGATATGGTTAAAGGAGAGCGTCGACTCATTATGCTCCCCCCTGAATTAGCTTATGGAAGCCGAGGAGCAGGAAGAACCATTCCGCCCAACGCCACCTTGGTATTCGATGTTGAACTAGTAGATTTCAAATAA